The proteins below come from a single Chryseobacterium capnotolerans genomic window:
- a CDS encoding helix-turn-helix transcriptional regulator, with the protein MKKDFYLTRYALIIKRLESSPATYSQLEDYLLNSFEFQDAGIKSYSIRTLQRDIREISDLFNLSIHNKKKGDNRYYIESRPIMEVDEYNQKLLESFQVSNALNLHPDFSNFIFFESRKPTGVENFYDLFFAIRNKRVVTFEHYNYKNKLMTSRKVHPLALKESKDRWYLIAIDTKDKILKSFGLDRINYLDVAKNQYREKYKYNFREHFKNAFGVMNLAEQKPQNIILKCSRHQGEYIRSFPLHQSQKETKETPEEIYFEFFLHPTYDFMQEILSYGKEVTVLEPKALVDDIRNHLQESLNRYLES; encoded by the coding sequence ATGAAGAAAGATTTTTATCTGACAAGATATGCCTTAATTATTAAAAGACTAGAAAGTTCTCCTGCTACCTATTCGCAGCTGGAAGATTATCTTTTAAACTCTTTTGAATTCCAGGATGCGGGAATCAAGAGCTACTCTATCCGTACCTTGCAGAGAGATATCCGTGAGATTTCTGATCTTTTTAACCTTTCCATTCACAACAAGAAAAAAGGTGACAACCGCTACTATATTGAGAGCCGCCCGATTATGGAAGTGGATGAATACAACCAAAAGCTTCTGGAATCTTTCCAGGTAAGCAATGCCCTGAATCTTCACCCTGATTTTTCAAATTTTATTTTCTTTGAAAGCCGTAAACCCACCGGAGTAGAAAATTTTTATGATCTTTTCTTTGCCATCCGTAATAAAAGAGTGGTAACCTTTGAACATTACAATTATAAAAACAAGCTGATGACCTCCAGAAAGGTGCATCCTTTAGCTTTAAAAGAATCCAAAGACAGATGGTACCTCATCGCCATTGATACCAAGGATAAGATTTTAAAATCCTTTGGATTAGACAGGATCAATTATCTGGATGTGGCCAAGAACCAATATAGAGAAAAATATAAGTACAACTTCAGAGAACACTTTAAAAATGCTTTTGGAGTAATGAATCTGGCCGAACAGAAACCGCAGAATATTATATTAAAGTGCAGCCGCCATCAGGGAGAATATATTAGAAGTTTCCCACTTCACCAATCACAGAAAGAAACCAAAGAAACCCCGGAAGAAATCTATTTTGAGTTTTTTCTCCATCCTACTTATGACTTCATGCAGGAGATTTTATCTTATGGAAAAGAGGTAACAGTCCTAGAACCTAAAGCTTTAGTTGATGACATCCGTAACCATCTTCAGGAATCTCTAAACCGCTATCTTGAAAGTTAA
- a CDS encoding nucleoside deaminase — protein MFTDEYYMKMALQEAEAALEQDEVPIGCVIVSNNRVIARAHNLTETLNDVTAHAEMQAITAAANFLGGKYLKDCTLYVTMEPCVMCSGALSWSQITKVVIGARDEQRGFINKHLSLHPKTEVITGIMENECSTIVKGFFKNKR, from the coding sequence ATGTTTACTGACGAATATTATATGAAAATGGCCCTGCAGGAAGCAGAGGCTGCCTTAGAACAGGATGAAGTTCCGATTGGATGTGTGATTGTTTCCAACAACCGTGTTATTGCCAGAGCACACAACCTTACAGAAACCTTAAACGACGTCACTGCCCATGCAGAAATGCAGGCTATAACGGCTGCCGCTAATTTCCTGGGCGGTAAATATTTAAAAGACTGTACACTCTATGTGACAATGGAACCTTGTGTGATGTGTTCAGGAGCCTTATCATGGTCTCAGATTACCAAAGTAGTGATTGGAGCAAGGGATGAACAGAGAGGTTTTATCAATAAACACCTTTCTCTGCACCCAAAAACAGAAGTGATTACAGGCATTATGGAAAATGAATGTTCTACCATTGTTAAAGGTTTTTTTAAAAACAAAAGATAA
- a CDS encoding GNAT family N-acetyltransferase → MKELQEFPRIETERLILSQLKEKDIPFIVEFLKHRIYSDLTSNIPYPYTENDAKLWIKMAQEAFDDKTGFTFGIRNKEEQIIGAIGLHDRDDDKAELGYWIGIPYWNKGYVTEAAKAIVDFGFKELGFNKIYATHFLHNPASGKIMEKIGMEQEALLKQHAKKDGEYHDLAMYSVFKD, encoded by the coding sequence ATGAAAGAATTACAAGAATTTCCAAGAATAGAAACAGAAAGGTTAATTCTCTCCCAATTGAAGGAGAAAGATATTCCTTTTATTGTTGAGTTTCTTAAACATAGAATTTACTCTGATCTTACTTCTAATATTCCTTATCCTTATACGGAAAATGATGCTAAGCTTTGGATAAAAATGGCCCAAGAGGCTTTTGATGATAAGACGGGCTTTACCTTTGGAATTAGAAATAAAGAAGAACAGATTATTGGAGCCATTGGCCTTCATGACAGGGATGATGATAAGGCAGAATTGGGATATTGGATAGGAATCCCTTACTGGAACAAAGGATATGTTACTGAAGCAGCCAAAGCAATTGTAGATTTTGGATTTAAAGAATTAGGATTCAATAAAATTTATGCTACCCATTTCCTTCACAATCCTGCTTCCGGAAAAATAATGGAAAAGATAGGAATGGAACAGGAAGCCCTTTTGAAGCAACACGCCAAAAAAGATGGAGAATATCACGATCTGGCAATGTATTCTGTCTTTAAAGATTAA
- a CDS encoding type III pantothenate kinase, with product MNSIVINVGNSNIRFGLFNGDNCDISWVINTKPYRTADELYVQMLMLYQTYKVEPKEIEKVIIGSVVPQLTKVMSAAIKKIHGMNPVIVDSSTPSVVQAKSKSRGTDIFANLVAAHMLYPGKKKIVLDFGTALTASCISETGESLGVIIAPGIITSLNSLISQTAQLPEIELKKPKTVLGLDTVSCMQSGMVYGFLGMVEGFIDRINDEVNDDCFVIATGGVSHVYKPLTNKIHLMDRLHTLKGLYFLGKDL from the coding sequence ATGAATTCAATTGTAATCAACGTAGGGAACAGTAATATCAGATTCGGCCTTTTTAATGGTGATAATTGTGATATTTCATGGGTAATCAATACCAAACCTTATAGGACGGCAGACGAACTTTATGTACAGATGCTGATGCTTTATCAGACGTATAAAGTTGAACCAAAAGAAATAGAGAAAGTAATTATAGGATCAGTAGTACCTCAGCTTACCAAAGTGATGAGTGCTGCCATTAAAAAGATCCATGGGATGAATCCTGTCATTGTAGACAGCAGTACGCCCTCTGTTGTTCAGGCGAAATCTAAATCCAGGGGAACCGATATTTTTGCAAATCTTGTCGCAGCTCATATGCTTTACCCGGGAAAGAAAAAGATTGTGCTGGATTTCGGAACGGCGCTTACCGCGAGCTGTATTTCTGAAACCGGAGAGTCTCTGGGAGTGATTATAGCTCCGGGGATTATTACTTCCCTGAATTCTTTGATCAGCCAGACGGCACAGCTACCGGAAATTGAATTGAAAAAACCTAAAACAGTTTTGGGGCTGGATACGGTAAGCTGTATGCAAAGTGGAATGGTATATGGATTTTTAGGAATGGTAGAAGGTTTTATTGACAGGATCAATGATGAGGTAAATGATGACTGTTTCGTGATTGCTACAGGCGGTGTTTCTCATGTTTATAAGCCATTAACCAATAAAATTCACTTAATGGACCGGCTTCATACCCTGAAAGGGCTTTATTTCCTTGGAAAAGATCTGTAG
- a CDS encoding M1 family metallopeptidase codes for MRKSAAIIFAFIISQFHAQQGAYYQQAAKYKMDIDVNAEKFTYQGKQTLEYTNNSPDELNVVYFHLYWNAFKPNSMMDQRVSSQGKNGDGRLQKNGISTLSSIPKDQEGAQNIHWIKQNGKDLKFEVQETIMKVYLAEPIKPNSTTTFTMDWDAVIPQQIRRSGRNNREGVDMTMTQWYPKIAEYDYDGWATFDYLGREFHAPFSDFDVTIKINKDYVVGAGGILENPAEVKGYDTAAKIKTEKDKKATWKWTAKNILDFAWSADRDYSVESFNVPEGPKVYLVYQKNDKTKVWGEVQPYITKYFQIMNSHFGKYVYPTYAFIQGGDGGMEYGMCTMILGEAKNIKDLMGLMAHEGSHSWYQQMLATNESVRPWMDEGFTSYAEGYTMYQLFPEQLPNPFMERLDAYRNFIKKGIEEPAVWLGDHHDNGTAYTYASYVKGELYLVQLGYIMGEQNLAETLKQYYDQWSMKHPSDRDFLHIAQKVSGMDLKWFHNYWINSIKTIDYGIKDVKYDAKSTTITLVNNGQVPMPIDFSVMTTDKKIITYQIPLNMTHTWKEKDAYGEFKTMPYWPWTQKEYTITVPYTKSQLSVLGIDFSQRMADVNMADNFVEVK; via the coding sequence ATGAGAAAATCGGCTGCAATCATTTTTGCGTTTATCATTTCACAATTTCATGCTCAGCAAGGAGCTTATTATCAGCAGGCTGCGAAGTACAAGATGGATATTGATGTTAATGCTGAAAAATTTACCTATCAGGGAAAACAAACCTTAGAATACACCAATAACTCACCGGATGAGCTTAATGTAGTGTATTTCCACCTGTATTGGAATGCTTTTAAGCCCAATTCGATGATGGATCAGAGAGTATCTTCCCAAGGAAAAAATGGTGACGGAAGGTTGCAGAAAAACGGGATCTCAACATTATCATCTATTCCAAAAGATCAAGAAGGAGCTCAGAATATTCACTGGATCAAACAAAATGGAAAGGATCTGAAATTTGAAGTTCAGGAAACCATTATGAAAGTATATCTGGCTGAACCTATCAAGCCAAACTCCACCACTACTTTTACCATGGATTGGGATGCGGTAATTCCTCAGCAGATCCGAAGAAGTGGAAGAAACAACAGAGAAGGAGTAGATATGACCATGACGCAATGGTATCCTAAAATTGCTGAATATGATTATGATGGCTGGGCGACTTTTGATTACCTGGGAAGAGAATTCCATGCACCATTCTCGGATTTTGATGTTACGATTAAAATCAATAAAGATTATGTAGTGGGAGCGGGAGGAATTCTTGAAAACCCAGCAGAAGTAAAAGGCTATGACACTGCTGCGAAGATTAAGACTGAAAAAGATAAAAAAGCAACCTGGAAATGGACAGCGAAAAACATCCTGGACTTTGCGTGGAGTGCAGACAGAGATTATTCTGTAGAAAGCTTCAACGTTCCGGAAGGGCCAAAAGTATATTTAGTCTATCAGAAAAATGACAAAACTAAAGTTTGGGGTGAGGTACAACCTTATATTACTAAATATTTTCAGATTATGAACTCTCATTTCGGAAAATACGTGTACCCAACGTATGCTTTCATTCAAGGAGGTGACGGAGGTATGGAATATGGTATGTGTACAATGATCCTTGGTGAGGCTAAAAATATAAAAGACTTAATGGGATTAATGGCTCATGAAGGTTCTCACTCATGGTATCAGCAGATGCTGGCTACTAACGAATCTGTGCGCCCGTGGATGGATGAAGGTTTCACAAGCTATGCGGAAGGTTATACTATGTACCAGTTGTTTCCTGAGCAGTTACCAAACCCTTTTATGGAAAGATTGGATGCTTACAGAAACTTTATTAAAAAAGGAATTGAAGAGCCTGCAGTCTGGTTAGGAGATCATCATGACAATGGAACAGCTTATACTTATGCTTCTTATGTAAAAGGTGAATTGTATCTGGTACAGTTAGGATATATCATGGGAGAACAGAATCTTGCAGAAACTTTAAAACAATATTATGATCAATGGAGCATGAAGCATCCTTCAGACAGAGATTTCCTTCACATTGCTCAGAAAGTTTCCGGAATGGATTTAAAATGGTTTCACAATTACTGGATTAATAGTATAAAAACCATCGATTATGGGATTAAAGATGTAAAGTATGATGCAAAATCTACGACTATTACCCTTGTGAATAACGGTCAGGTTCCAATGCCAATTGACTTTAGTGTAATGACTACAGATAAGAAGATTATTACATATCAGATTCCATTGAATATGACCCATACATGGAAAGAAAAAGATGCTTATGGTGAGTTTAAAACTATGCCTTACTGGCCATGGACTCAGAAAGAGTATACAATTACTGTTCCTTATACAAAATCCCAGTTGTCTGTATTAGGGATTGATTTCAGCCAGAGAATGGCAGATGTGAATATGGCAGATAATTTTGTAGAAGTAAAATAA
- a CDS encoding DUF1572 domain-containing protein codes for MSSILQLAKRFREVLLDGLWIANTNFKDQLSDVSWEQAITKVGSLNTIAMLTFHIDYYIAGLVKVFEGGNLDIKDQYSFDLTPIESREQWENLLSKLWLDSEKFAELLEKMPDSKLDEVFVDKKYGTYQRNIDGMIEHAYYHLGQITLIKKLLESQ; via the coding sequence ATGAGCTCCATATTACAATTAGCCAAAAGATTCAGAGAAGTTTTGCTTGATGGTCTCTGGATTGCCAATACCAATTTTAAAGATCAGCTTTCTGATGTAAGCTGGGAACAAGCGATAACCAAAGTAGGTTCTTTAAATACCATTGCCATGCTTACTTTTCATATTGATTATTATATTGCTGGACTTGTAAAGGTTTTTGAAGGAGGAAATTTGGATATAAAAGACCAATACAGTTTTGATCTTACGCCTATAGAATCTCGGGAACAATGGGAAAACCTGTTAAGTAAACTTTGGCTCGACTCTGAAAAGTTTGCAGAACTTTTGGAAAAGATGCCGGATTCAAAACTTGATGAGGTATTTGTGGATAAAAAGTATGGAACTTACCAAAGAAATATTGATGGAATGATTGAACATGCTTATTACCATTTGGGACAAATTACATTGATTAAGAAATTATTGGAAAGTCAATAG
- a CDS encoding DUF6909 family protein → MTNSRARETTEAIERLYISMRHLFYRGFFKPGGVSGESIRSLLKTINPEIYGTMNIPSKLELDGLMYVLDRLPEGIEECAFIHLTSDEGFDKGSFEPIVPKKRRRNCYRIDEHQMNIEVLLGRSEIYDILTHLTFLFIEADKIRNLAFIQDENWKPIRAFKIIEEVVKGEKKFSRKEKEVALIHLSSLIGRSFDETLRAYNTFGDDDNPDRLFKIIYNLGKVSLEDAKGSREREIHFSAILKERVGHHYFGEKWANKVKEVLFENNLHTRPLHIISANMHSVKNMLYANDALKKKHNNEVDYKLYEEISNKKDLRDKVLKYALDEGMIHIADKSGSNIDVQIIDLSKMNLKNTPFADCKFGGDDVVMVFDYAFGEQAFEVMDELLKPYEHKGEVYMMHVKSVSIMGKAGILTGEKGDIMIPTSHIFEGTADNYPFENALKLDDFKDDELKAFEGPMITVLGTSLQNKDILSYFMNTSWKAIGLEMEGAHYQKAIQVASKIRHHISPDLFVCYAYYASDNPLETGSTLSSGGLGLTGVKPTYLITLRILEKILKSGKKEVSAKK, encoded by the coding sequence ATGACAAATTCTAGAGCAAGAGAAACCACAGAGGCTATTGAAAGATTATATATCTCTATGAGACATTTATTTTATAGAGGATTTTTCAAGCCAGGGGGTGTTTCAGGAGAAAGTATCAGAAGTTTGTTGAAGACCATCAATCCGGAAATTTATGGAACCATGAATATTCCAAGCAAATTGGAGTTGGACGGTTTGATGTATGTTTTAGACAGGCTTCCGGAAGGGATTGAGGAATGTGCTTTTATTCATCTTACATCTGATGAAGGGTTTGATAAAGGAAGTTTCGAACCTATTGTTCCAAAGAAAAGAAGAAGAAACTGTTATAGAATAGACGAACACCAGATGAATATTGAGGTTCTTTTGGGCCGTTCCGAAATTTATGACATTCTTACCCACCTTACCTTCCTATTTATAGAAGCAGATAAAATCCGTAATCTGGCGTTCATTCAGGATGAAAACTGGAAACCAATCCGTGCCTTCAAAATTATTGAAGAAGTGGTGAAAGGAGAGAAGAAATTCAGCAGAAAAGAAAAAGAAGTGGCATTAATCCACCTTTCCTCTTTAATAGGAAGATCTTTTGATGAAACATTAAGAGCTTACAATACTTTCGGAGATGATGATAACCCTGACCGTTTATTTAAAATCATCTATAACTTAGGAAAAGTAAGTCTTGAGGATGCAAAAGGATCAAGAGAAAGAGAAATTCATTTCAGTGCTATATTAAAGGAAAGAGTAGGCCACCATTATTTTGGTGAAAAATGGGCTAATAAAGTGAAAGAGGTTTTATTTGAAAACAATCTTCATACCCGTCCATTGCATATCATATCAGCGAACATGCACTCTGTGAAAAATATGCTGTATGCAAATGATGCGCTTAAAAAGAAGCATAATAATGAGGTAGATTATAAATTGTATGAAGAGATCTCCAACAAGAAAGATCTTCGTGACAAGGTGTTAAAATATGCTTTAGATGAAGGAATGATCCACATTGCAGATAAAAGTGGAAGTAATATTGATGTTCAGATTATTGATCTAAGTAAGATGAATCTGAAGAATACTCCGTTTGCTGACTGTAAGTTTGGGGGAGATGATGTGGTAATGGTATTTGACTATGCATTCGGTGAACAAGCTTTTGAGGTGATGGATGAATTACTGAAACCTTACGAGCATAAAGGAGAAGTATACATGATGCATGTAAAATCTGTTTCCATTATGGGGAAAGCGGGCATTCTTACCGGAGAAAAAGGAGATATCATGATTCCCACTTCTCACATATTTGAAGGAACTGCGGATAACTATCCTTTTGAAAATGCATTGAAACTTGATGATTTTAAAGATGATGAGCTTAAGGCTTTTGAAGGCCCAATGATTACTGTTTTAGGAACTTCTCTTCAAAATAAGGATATTTTATCTTATTTTATGAATACTTCATGGAAAGCTATTGGTCTTGAAATGGAAGGGGCGCATTATCAGAAAGCGATTCAGGTAGCGTCTAAAATTAGACACCATATTTCACCGGATCTGTTTGTTTGCTATGCATATTATGCTTCGGATAATCCGTTGGAAACAGGAAGTACATTATCTTCAGGAGGTTTAGGACTTACAGGAGTAAAGCCAACCTATCTGATTACTTTAAGAATTCTTGAAAAAATCCTAAAAAGCGGAAAGAAAGAAGTTTCTGCTAAAAAATAA
- a CDS encoding glutamine synthetase III: protein MSTLRFKALETLPFKDFRKDNTVEIPAKLSELFCQNVFSEETMREYLTKEAFQSIMDAVKKGTKIQRHIADQVAVAMKDWAMSKGVTHYTHWFQPLTGTTAEKHDSFFTPIEGGRAIERFSGNLLIQQEPDASSFPNGGIRNTFEARGYTAWDPTSPAFIMGTTLCIPSIFISYTGETLDYKAPLLRALNAVDEAATNVMQYFDKNVTKVTPTLGWEQEYFLVDSALYQSRPDLVLTGKTLLGHSPAKGQQLDDHYFGSIPTRVMNFMKELEIECMKLGIPATTRHNEVAPNQFELAPMFEEVNVAVDHNSLLMDIMARVAHKHHFHILFHEKPFAGVNGSGKHNNWSLATDTGENLLSPGKNPKKNLQFLTFFVNTIKAVHEYADLLRASIASASNDHRLGANEAPPAIISVFIGSQLFSVLEELEKVTNGKLSPEEKTELKLNVVGKIPEILLDNTDRNRTSPFAFTGNKFEIRAVGSSANCAESMTVMNTIAAKQLRDFKKEVDALIETGLKKDEAIFNVLREYIKQCKNIMFEGDGYSDDWAKEAKKRGLNNLKTTPEALKQEMDKKFLDLYEEMGIFNHREVEARNEIKLEKYSTVIDIEARVLSDIARNHIIPSALNYQNRLIENVKGLKEIFGDKEFKPLAKEQMSLITSISENVSKIKLGVEDLLKAREAAKGTSNSQKQAEAYCNKVKPLFDNIREASDALEMMVDDELWPMTKYREMLFTK, encoded by the coding sequence ATGTCAACCTTAAGATTCAAAGCATTAGAAACCCTTCCATTTAAGGATTTCAGAAAAGACAACACTGTCGAAATCCCTGCGAAATTGTCAGAACTATTCTGCCAAAATGTTTTCTCAGAAGAAACAATGAGAGAATATTTAACGAAAGAAGCATTCCAGTCTATTATGGATGCAGTAAAAAAAGGGACTAAAATCCAGAGGCATATTGCAGATCAGGTTGCTGTAGCAATGAAAGACTGGGCAATGAGCAAAGGAGTAACCCACTACACTCACTGGTTTCAGCCTTTAACAGGGACAACTGCAGAAAAACACGATTCTTTCTTCACCCCTATTGAAGGAGGAAGAGCAATTGAAAGATTCAGTGGAAACTTATTGATTCAGCAGGAACCGGATGCATCTTCTTTCCCGAATGGAGGAATCAGAAACACTTTCGAAGCCAGAGGTTATACAGCTTGGGACCCCACTTCTCCAGCATTCATTATGGGAACCACATTATGTATTCCTTCTATTTTCATCTCTTATACCGGAGAAACTTTAGATTATAAAGCGCCTCTTTTAAGAGCTTTAAATGCTGTAGATGAGGCTGCAACCAATGTAATGCAGTATTTTGATAAAAACGTAACAAAGGTAACTCCTACTTTAGGTTGGGAGCAAGAATATTTCCTGGTTGATTCAGCATTATACCAATCTCGCCCGGATCTTGTATTAACAGGTAAGACATTATTAGGACATTCTCCAGCAAAAGGACAGCAATTAGATGACCATTATTTCGGTTCTATTCCTACAAGGGTAATGAACTTCATGAAAGAGTTGGAAATCGAGTGTATGAAGCTGGGAATCCCTGCAACAACAAGACACAATGAGGTTGCACCAAACCAATTCGAGCTGGCGCCGATGTTTGAAGAAGTAAACGTTGCTGTAGACCACAACTCTTTATTGATGGACATCATGGCAAGAGTTGCTCACAAACATCACTTTCATATCTTATTCCATGAAAAACCATTCGCAGGAGTAAACGGAAGCGGAAAGCACAACAACTGGTCTTTAGCGACTGATACAGGGGAAAACCTTTTAAGTCCAGGAAAAAACCCTAAGAAAAACCTTCAGTTCTTAACATTCTTCGTGAATACCATTAAAGCTGTTCATGAATATGCTGACCTTTTAAGAGCAAGTATTGCTTCTGCAAGCAATGACCACAGATTGGGTGCAAACGAAGCTCCACCGGCAATTATCTCCGTATTCATCGGAAGCCAGTTATTCAGCGTATTAGAGGAACTTGAAAAGGTAACCAACGGGAAATTATCTCCGGAAGAAAAAACAGAATTAAAATTAAATGTAGTTGGGAAAATCCCTGAAATCCTATTAGATAATACGGATAGAAACAGAACTTCTCCATTTGCATTTACAGGAAATAAATTTGAGATCAGAGCTGTAGGATCATCTGCAAACTGTGCAGAATCTATGACGGTAATGAATACCATTGCTGCAAAACAGTTGCGTGATTTCAAAAAAGAAGTAGACGCTTTAATTGAAACAGGACTAAAGAAAGACGAAGCTATTTTCAATGTATTAAGAGAATACATCAAACAGTGTAAAAACATTATGTTTGAAGGCGACGGATATTCTGATGACTGGGCTAAAGAAGCTAAGAAAAGAGGATTGAACAACCTTAAAACAACTCCTGAAGCTCTTAAACAGGAAATGGATAAAAAATTCCTTGACCTTTATGAAGAAATGGGAATCTTTAATCACAGAGAAGTTGAAGCAAGAAATGAAATCAAATTAGAAAAATACTCTACCGTTATTGATATTGAAGCAAGAGTATTAAGTGATATCGCGAGAAACCACATTATTCCTTCGGCTTTAAATTATCAGAACAGATTAATTGAGAATGTTAAAGGTCTTAAGGAAATCTTTGGAGATAAAGAATTTAAGCCATTGGCAAAAGAACAGATGAGTCTAATCACCAGCATTTCAGAAAATGTTTCTAAAATCAAGCTTGGAGTTGAAGACCTTCTTAAAGCCAGAGAAGCAGCAAAAGGTACATCAAACAGCCAAAAACAGGCAGAAGCATATTGTAACAAAGTAAAACCATTATTTGACAATATCAGAGAAGCTTCTGATGCATTAGAAATGATGGTAGACGATGAGCTTTGGCCGATGACCAAATACAGAGAGATGTTGTTCACAAAATAA
- a CDS encoding C40 family peptidase, translating to MKKRVLFYLAALVTTVSLQSCATNYVVSKPATYSKEYKTDAKLASIDNKKMEQDKQKLIDSFLAEKAASIANAKKAVKNSEIAKAIKHNKTIDGILEEAETYLGTPYRYGGTTRRGIDCSAFVLSVFGAAAGLTLPRVAASQAQEGERVEKGELQKGDLIFFSHGRRISHVGIVESVTEEGEIKFIHAATSKGVMVSSLNDSYWGPKFRFAKRVINAEGEAYNNLASTTQATPANF from the coding sequence ATGAAGAAAAGAGTTTTGTTTTATTTAGCTGCTTTAGTTACTACAGTATCATTGCAATCGTGTGCTACCAATTATGTGGTTTCAAAACCAGCAACTTACAGTAAAGAATACAAAACAGATGCCAAACTAGCTTCTATTGACAACAAAAAAATGGAGCAGGATAAGCAGAAATTGATCGACTCTTTCCTTGCTGAAAAGGCTGCATCTATAGCAAACGCTAAAAAAGCTGTTAAGAATTCTGAGATTGCAAAAGCAATCAAACATAATAAAACCATTGACGGCATCCTTGAAGAAGCTGAAACATACCTTGGAACTCCTTATAGATACGGAGGAACTACAAGAAGAGGTATTGATTGTTCAGCTTTTGTTCTTTCTGTATTCGGAGCTGCAGCAGGTCTTACTTTACCAAGAGTAGCGGCTTCTCAGGCTCAGGAGGGTGAAAGAGTTGAAAAAGGAGAATTACAGAAAGGAGACCTAATCTTCTTTTCTCATGGAAGAAGAATCTCTCACGTAGGTATTGTAGAAAGTGTTACTGAAGAAGGTGAGATCAAGTTTATCCACGCAGCAACATCTAAAGGAGTAATGGTTTCTTCACTGAATGATTCTTATTGGGGACCTAAATTCAGATTCGCAAAAAGAGTAATCAATGCAGAAGGGGAAGCTTACAACAACCTAGCTTCTACTACTCAAGCTACACCAGCAAATTTTTAA
- a CDS encoding pentapeptide repeat-containing protein, giving the protein MKEAYVLDQNFESTDCVQFPLEKGEYENCIFKNCSFEYGNLSGYSFTNCEFIECNLSMAKLTSTAFRDVTFIECKMLGLQFNDCNGFGLSFKFDGCTLHNSVFYQTSIKKTVFKNSKLIEVDFAECDLSNVIFNNCDLSGAVFDNTNLEKADLRTSVNYSIDPALNRLKKAKFSLSEVYGLLYKLDIEIDRNS; this is encoded by the coding sequence ATGAAAGAGGCTTATGTATTAGATCAAAATTTTGAGAGTACAGATTGTGTACAATTTCCATTAGAAAAAGGAGAGTATGAAAACTGTATTTTTAAGAACTGCAGTTTTGAATATGGAAATCTATCCGGATATAGCTTTACCAATTGTGAATTTATTGAATGTAACCTCAGTATGGCAAAACTTACCAGTACTGCTTTTCGGGATGTTACTTTCATAGAATGTAAAATGCTTGGGCTGCAGTTTAATGACTGTAACGGGTTTGGCCTTTCTTTTAAGTTTGATGGCTGTACCCTTCATAATTCTGTTTTTTACCAGACCTCTATAAAGAAAACTGTTTTCAAAAATTCTAAGCTGATTGAAGTAGACTTTGCAGAATGTGATCTGTCTAATGTTATTTTTAATAATTGTGATTTGTCAGGAGCTGTCTTTGATAATACGAATCTTGAAAAAGCGGATTTGAGGACTTCTGTTAACTATTCGATAGATCCGGCTTTAAATAGGCTTAAAAAGGCCAAATTTTCGCTTTCGGAAGTCTATGGACTCTTGTATAAGCTGGATATAGAAATCGACAGAAATAGCTAG